The stretch of DNA AGGGATAGATAATTTTGAGGCGAATTTCTTCTTTAATTGTTTCCATTCCGCCCACATCTTTGAAGGTAATTGTAGGTTTTTCGTGGGATGTTTCTAGGGGAGAGGCTGTATCTTCTAAGAAGTTGCGATCGCTACCTGCATTCTGTAAACCGTCTCTCAAGACAAAGCCTAGTCTCTCAGCCAATTCTGGGTCATTAACCGCAGGGTCAGCCTCAACTGCTTTGCGGTATTGCTTCGTTGCAAGTCCGACCTCGCCAGTGCTTAGCAGGATGCGAGTATATAATAGATACACGCTAGCTCGATTTTCGGAACTTTTGAGTAGGTCTTCGACAATTACCACCGCTTGAGCACTCTTGCCTTGCTGATAGAAAGCGCGGGCTAGACCGAATTTAAGTTGGTGGGTAGACGGTGCGATCGCCAGCGCCAATCTATACTCTGTCTCAGCTTCCTCAAATTGTCCCAGCCCTAAAAGAGTATCTGCAAGGTGCTGGCGTAGGGGTACGTTGTCGGGAGAAAATTGGAGGGCAGCACGGAGTGCCTGAAGCGTTTCTTTGGTACTCATAAATACGCAGATAATTAGCTTTGATTCTAATTAATTTAATTAAAACCTAGAAGCGAATCTTCTACGTAGATGAACATAAATAAACACTATAACTTGTAGGGTGGGCGCTCGCCGCAACAAAACTTGTAACTCATAGCTATAGATAGTTGTCGGCGATCGCCCTTACGTTTAATTGCATCTTGATTATTTTTCTACAACTCAACTATTGACAACTTTCGATATTTATAGTATAGAAACCCAGTAATCGTGCCAAATCTATCCGAGGTGAGATGCGATCGCCTCTGTACCGAAGCCAAAAGGTTACAATTAAAAACAAATTAGCATTTCATAACATTACGGTTTCGTTAAATTGAACTCCTCTGTGCAGCCCAACAACAACTCCACTCAACCCTTTGAATTTGACTCAATAGATGCCGCCCTAGCGGAACTCAAGGCCGGACGCGCCCTAGTAGTAGTCGATGACGAACACCGCGAAAACGAAGGCGATGTCATTTGTGCTGCCCAATTCGCCACCCCAGACATGATTAACTTCATGGCAGTTCAGGCGCGGGGATTGATTTGTCTAGCATTGACTGGCGATCGCCTCGACCAACTCGACCTCCCCCTGATGGTCAGCAAAAACACCGACAGCAATCAAACCGCCTTCACCGTCAGCATCGATGCCGTTAGCAACGTCACCACAGGCATCTCCGCCGAAGACCGAGCTCGCACCATCCAAATCGCCATCAACCCCACCACCAAACCAGAAGAACTGCGTCGTCCCGGTCATATTTTCCCCCTCAGAGCAAAAGAAGGCGGCGTATTAAAACGCGCCGGTCACACCGAAGCATCAGTTGACTTACCAAGACTCGCAGGACTATACCCCGCAGGCGTTCTCTGCGAAATTCAAAACCCCGACGGTTCGATGGCCAGATTGCCAGAATTAATCGAATACGCCAAAACCCACCAGCTCAAAATTATCAGCATTGCCGATTTAATCAGCTATCGCCTCAAACACGATCGCTTTGTCCGCCGCGAAACCGTCGCCAAATTGCCCACTCAATTCGGCGATTTCATGATTTACGCTTACCGCGACCTTCAGGACAATACCGAGCACGTCGCCATAGTCAAAGGCGACCTCGCGGATTTCCAAGATAAACCAGTCATGGTGCGCGTCCATTCCGAATGCCTGACCGGAGATGCCTTGGGTTCTCTGCGCTGCGACTGCCGAATGCAGTTACAAGCGGCCTTGAAAATGATTGAAAATGCCGGATCGGGCGTAATAGTTTACTTACGGCAAGAAGGCAGAGGAATTGGTCTGGTCAACAAATTAAAAGCTTACTCCCTGCAAGACATTGGCTTTGATACCGTCGAGGCAAACGAACGCTTAGGCTTTCCCGCCGACCTGCGAAATTACGGCGTGGGGGCGCAAATGCTCAACGATTTAGGTGTCAAAAAGATCCGCTTGATTACCAACAATCCCCGCAAAATTGCTGGTTTAAAAGGTTATGGAATTGAAGTTAGCGATCGCGTTCCCCTACTGATCGAAGCCACAGACTACAATTCCATGTATTTGGCCACAAAAGCCGAAAAACTCGGCCACCTACTGTTACAGACCTATTTAGTCACAGTAGCAATTGAAATGAAGGAAGAAGGAACAGGGAAGAAGGAAGAAGGAAGAGAGAGGAAAGAAGAAGCAGAAGCAGGAGAACTAGAATTCCTCGCCTCCAGTCCTCAAATCCCAATTTACGATCGCTACGATCGCTTAGAGAAACTGCGGGCGATCGCGAAAAGCCATGACTTAATCTTGCAAGAAGAAGCTAGACCAGTCGCGATCGCCCTCTTCGGCCAAGCCTCCTTAATCGTACATCTAGGCTTCGATCAAGCCGGACTTGCGGCCCCCCACTGGTACTCCGAACCCAACCACCCTTACATAAATGCGATCGCCCAAATTCTCGACGAAATCGCCACCACCTGGCCCCAACTGCAAAAATTGGAATTCATGGTATCCTCCGGTGCCGATCCCCTCAAAACCTTACAGGTAAAATTAGACAGGCAAACCTTTCCCCTCCCTGTTCTCCCTTCCTCAATGGCAGCACACCTGCAATCTCAAGTAATATACAGTTTCACCAATATCAAAACTCACGAGTCAGAAACTTGAAACCCATTCAACCCAGTCAGCACTTAGAAACCTATTGTCTGAAAACAATTTACCAGAGAAAAGCCAATGAATATCTCCTAACTCCAGATAATACGCTGCGCCAAAAAGGCAAACGGCGTATGGGCAGGAACCCAGAGAATATTCAATTATCTCTCTGGGATATTGAGAGAGAAATCTCGCTCAGAATCCCATCCCCTTTAGGGTTGGGAGTGTCAATTCAAGGGACTTAGTGACATGGAATTGAACGTTGGTGACTTTCTCAACCGCCTCGATCTCAGAGGACAAGAACTCAAAGGTACTAACCTCGCGGGTGCGGAACTCCGGGGAGCCAACATGAGGGGAACCGACCTCAGAGACACTAACTTCAACAATGCTAGCCTCAAATATGCAGACCTGATCGAAGCAGACTTGAGCCGAGCCAATC from Kamptonema formosum PCC 6407 encodes:
- the ribBA gene encoding bifunctional 3,4-dihydroxy-2-butanone-4-phosphate synthase/GTP cyclohydrolase II, whose amino-acid sequence is MQPNNNSTQPFEFDSIDAALAELKAGRALVVVDDEHRENEGDVICAAQFATPDMINFMAVQARGLICLALTGDRLDQLDLPLMVSKNTDSNQTAFTVSIDAVSNVTTGISAEDRARTIQIAINPTTKPEELRRPGHIFPLRAKEGGVLKRAGHTEASVDLPRLAGLYPAGVLCEIQNPDGSMARLPELIEYAKTHQLKIISIADLISYRLKHDRFVRRETVAKLPTQFGDFMIYAYRDLQDNTEHVAIVKGDLADFQDKPVMVRVHSECLTGDALGSLRCDCRMQLQAALKMIENAGSGVIVYLRQEGRGIGLVNKLKAYSLQDIGFDTVEANERLGFPADLRNYGVGAQMLNDLGVKKIRLITNNPRKIAGLKGYGIEVSDRVPLLIEATDYNSMYLATKAEKLGHLLLQTYLVTVAIEMKEEGTGKKEEGRERKEEAEAGELEFLASSPQIPIYDRYDRLEKLRAIAKSHDLILQEEARPVAIALFGQASLIVHLGFDQAGLAAPHWYSEPNHPYINAIAQILDEIATTWPQLQKLEFMVSSGADPLKTLQVKLDRQTFPLPVLPSSMAAHLQSQVIYSFTNIKTHESET